The Hemicordylus capensis ecotype Gifberg chromosome 6, rHemCap1.1.pri, whole genome shotgun sequence genome window below encodes:
- the CAPN7 gene encoding calpain-7 isoform X1, whose product MDAAALEQDAVKFAQLAVQQDQACRYREAVFYYKEAAQALIYAAMAGSTLENIPGKISEYLERVQALYSVQSQKADPLKSKQQLDLERAHFLVTQAFEEDEKGNADEAIELYTEAVELCLKTANETSDTALQTKLKQLARQALDRAEALKDSKLSQKDRSAAVKPNPPVRTFFPLGPDFTLNDKPQTIRAVHASEPQGLRYTAQEIEVLRKTSKINGIEYVPFMSVDLRERFAFPMPFSDKYGKLPLSPKQKAMFSRWVRPDEITNNPTMIYTVSSFSIKQTIVSDCSFVASLAISAAYERRYNKKLITSIIYPQNKKGEPEYNPCGKYMVKLHINGVPRKVIIDDLLPVDHSGELLCSYSNNKNELWVSLIEKAYMKVMGGYDFPGSNSNIDLHALTGWIPERIAMHSDNQAFNKDSSFRMLYQRFHKGDVLITTATGVMTEEEGERWGLVPTHAYAVLDIREYKGLRFLQLKNPWSHLRWKGRYSENDTKNWTPGLQKYLNFDPRTAQKIDNGIFWISWEDLCKYYDVIYLSWNPSLFKESTCIHSTWDAKQGPVKDVYSLANNPQYKLEVECPQGGAALWVLLSRHITDKDDFAHNREFITMVVYKTDGKKVYYPADPAPYIDGIRINSPHYLTKITLTSPGTHTFTLVVSQYEKQNTIHYTLRVYSGCKFTFSKIPTPYTISKRVNGQWKGHSAGGCGNFRETSKNNPVYQFQLDKTGPLLIELRGPRQYSVGFEVVTVSTVGDPGPSGFQKKNSGDYRCGFCYLEIESVPAGIYNIIPSTFLPQQEGPFFLDFNSVTPLKTSQLQ is encoded by the exons ttcAGTCTCAGAAAGCTGACCCCTTGAAGTCAAAGCAGCAGTTGGATTTGGAGCGTGCCCATTTCCTGGTTACACAGGCTTTTGAGGAAGATGAGAAAGGCAACGCAGACGAAGCGATCGAGCTGTACACAGAAGCAGTGGAACTCTGTTTGAAAACA GCTAATGAAACTTCAGATACCGCTCTTCAAACAAAACTGAAGCAACTGGCTCGGCAGGCATTGGACAG AGCAGAGGCACTGAAAGACTCCAAGCTATCACAAAAAGACAGGTCAGCTGCCGTGAAACCAAATCCGCCTGTGAGGACTTTCTTCCCACTGGGACCCGACTTCACCTTGAATGACAAGCCGCAGACCATCAGAGCTGTGCATGCCAGCGAACCTCAAGGCCTGCGCTACACTGCCCAGGAGATTGAAGTGCTCAG GAAAACTTCGAAGATCAATGGCATTGAGTACGTCCCTTTCATGAGTGTTGACTTGAGAGAGCGTTTTGCTTTTCCAATGCCTTTCTC AGATAAATATGGCAAGCTGCCATTATCTCCCAAGCAAAAGGCAATGTTTTCTCGCTGGGTACGACCAGATGAAATAACAAATAATCCCACAATGATCTATACTGTGTCAAGTTTCAGCATAAAACAG ACAATTGTGTCAGATTGTTCCTTCGTGGCATCGCTTGCTATCAGTGCAGCATATGAAAGACGATACAACAAAAAATTGATTACCAG CATCATTTACCCTCAGAATAAAAAAGGAGAGCCAGAATATAATCCATGTGGAAAGTACATGGTCAAGCTGCACATCAATGGTGTCCCCAGGAAG GTGATAATTGATGACTTGTTACCAGTAGATCACAGTGGAGAACTTCTTTGCTCTTATTCAAACAACAAAAATGAACTCTGGGTATCATTGATAGAAAAAGCATACATGAAGGTCATGGGAGGCTATGATTTTCCAGGATCAAATTCT AATATTGATCTCCATGCGTTGACTGGTTGGATACCTGAAAGGATTGCTATGCATTCAGACAATCAGGCTTTTAACAAAGATAGTTCATTCAGGATGCTTTACCAGAG ATTCCACAAAGGAGATGTCCTCATTACAACAGCTACGGGAGTGATGactgaagaggaaggagaaagatGGGGCTTGGTGCCAACCCATGCCTATGCTGTTCTGGATATTAGAGAATACAAG GGGCTTCGATTTCTGCAGCTGAAAAATCCCTGGAGTCACCTCCGTTGGAAAGGAAGATATAGCGAAAATGATACAAAGAACTGGACCCCTGGCCTTCAGAAATATTTAAACTTTGATCCCAGAACAGCCCAGAAAATAGACAATG GAATTTTCTGGATTTCCTGGGAAGATCTATGCAAATACTATGACGTTATTTATTTGAGCTGGAATCCAAGTCTTTTTAAAGAATCCACATGTATTCACAG TACTTGGGATGCAAAACAAGGCCCTGTAAAAGATGTCTACAGCCTAGCGAATAATCCACAGTACAAACTGGAGGTTGAGTGCCCCCAAGGTGGTGCTGCCCTGTGGGTTCTGCTCAGTAGACACATTACTGACAAG GATGATTTTGCGCACAACCGGGAATTCATCACAATGGTTGTGTACAAGACAGATGGGAAAAAGGTCTACTACCCTG CGGATCCTGCTCCCTATATTGATGGGATTCGAATCAACAGTCCCCACTATCTGACCAAGATAACGCTGACTTCTCCAGGGACTCACACGTTTACCCTGGTGGTTTCCCAGTACGAGAAACAGAACACAATCCACTATACCCTCCGG GTATATTCAGGGTGCAAATTTACTTTCTCTAAGATCCCAACACCATACACCATATCGAAACGG GTAAATGGGCAGTGGAAAGGTCACAGTGCTGGTGGATGTGGGAATTTCAGAGAGACCTCCAAGAACAATCCTGTTTATCAGTTCCAGCTAGACAAGACCGGGCCACTCTTAATTGAGCTACGAGGACCAAG GCAGTACAGTGTTGGGTTTGAAGTGGTGACAGTCTCGACGGTAGGAGACCCAGGTCCTTCAGGTTTTCAGAAGAAGAATAGTGGTGATTACAG GTGTGGATTTTGCTACCTGGAAATTGAGAGTGTACCAGCTGGCATTTACAATATTATTCCAAGTACCTTCCTGCCTCAGCAGGAAGGGCCCTTTTTCTTGGACTTCAATAGTGTGACTCCTCTTAAGACATCACAGCTGCAATGA